Proteins encoded by one window of Candidatus Thermoplasmatota archaeon:
- the tsaA gene encoding tRNA (N6-threonylcarbamoyladenosine(37)-N6)-methyltransferase TrmO yields the protein MDEIKFRPIGIIHTPFKKPKGIPIQPAVAKGIEGQVEVFPEYAEGLEDIEGFSHIFLVYPFHLSKGYHLKVKPYMDDEERGIFATRAPSRPNPIGLSVVRLIRIEGNILYIQDVDIVDGTPLIDIKPYVPEFDARKVKKIGWLEKNIHKLPTSKDDGRFINK from the coding sequence ATGGATGAAATAAAATTCAGACCGATAGGAATCATTCATACGCCGTTCAAGAAACCCAAAGGAATTCCCATACAGCCCGCAGTTGCAAAAGGCATTGAAGGGCAAGTAGAAGTATTTCCGGAGTATGCTGAAGGGTTGGAAGATATTGAAGGCTTTTCTCACATTTTTCTGGTATACCCATTTCATTTGTCTAAGGGCTATCATTTGAAAGTAAAACCCTACATGGATGATGAGGAAAGAGGGATTTTTGCAACAAGAGCGCCGAGCAGGCCGAATCCGATAGGTCTGTCGGTGGTGAGGCTTATCAGAATTGAAGGCAACATTCTTTACATTCAGGATGTAGATATTGTGGATGGCACTCCTCTCATCGATATAAAGCCATATGTACCTGAATTTGATGCAAGAAAAGTTAAAAAAATAGGATGGCTTGAAAAAAACATTCACAAACTTCCAACATCAAAAGATGACGGTAGATTTATAAATAAATGA